A single window of Haemorhous mexicanus isolate bHaeMex1 chromosome 28, bHaeMex1.pri, whole genome shotgun sequence DNA harbors:
- the MEIOC gene encoding meiosis-specific coiled-coil domain-containing protein MEIOC, with translation MEVRDRERDRDRHGDRVRCSPSPVTHPAGRRGCLRLDPLGAEEAPRPDPGGCPSPAAPSGIRRPPVWEQPNVAFRGGGRCWGSAEAGGRPTDVFSTALPGSASLYGCYKSQNEENVELPQAYSSSLSTSEYSAPMDPSLLYPPWSTCTDDTKQPAAPQINLKSRIQPERNDYGSETDLYGLVSNILEEQDKPQSCFAEGSCPPTLKSVWPVNTSRMEHHDLLPEARRAVVGAVPQQGFYGSESLPAADKQFLQSPTLVAQQKADDCYRGFAGVDLEEQSLYSARSDRANGCNLQANETVKTAPVYQNYPYLKNTFAAQAGYSEAIKDSGADAYSYGREKVCPKGADAQVHPKRAETFLPQCHRYNENTDFTRYTEYSHAGKAKLNKGTSCSLQENRKLVNGTPEAPSLDAEPYAKLFQVKSGTQKKFEDTISDQHDFTFPKSVGLVSEKQFASESSFGTDFGQKFEYGLKSFAACPGNNGVEKQQFSKADLQNPEFYKSLPLLPSAAVPSAGSSARPGWMNIQTKPTASGPFQNPSPLLKLNNQLPAFPKSSRHSNDVFQLPSSNLPLNSNLLHKYCQDSPFLSSLDFGYSTAERARAAACMEALVRGGEENLIEYLSEKKLKQPNGFCDSYLAQQLGIIDSLNKQRFQLKPQSEHCDLEGQNQADGVFQDMYQELLESQGQLHLGAGNGDTSAIGAGSCLQAPGIPNCVVGDFRRNRQLGPSTFPMRSAHLLGRSVVPLVEPHTLFSQDDLKRLYPCFTEKMYGDNALSGFVSAFGFQKQVKSRSGPASELHVRLEECYEQWRALEKERKKTESALAKNFQGKKVSSTNNIPIPRLTSNPSRVDRLIVDQLREQARVVTLLGKMERLRSSPLHANISTALDKHLESIHVVQARRKDEIVSASSRQRHGPPRCQDERVVLALAAALRALCLATRKVRTVLWCAFQMTLPKPSAGKRARERLPQEGAAPEEKRAETPPAAAAAPRGPREGGAEGAPGPCTDLLRSVYERGDMNSS, from the exons ATGGAGGTGAGGGACCGGGAGCGGGACAGGGACCGACATGGGGACCGGGTTCGCTGTTCGCCTTCACCCGTCACACACCCGGCGGGCCGCCGCGGCTGTCTTAGGCTTGACCCTCTGGGCGCTGAGGAGGCACCGAGGCCCGACCCCGGTGGGTGTCcgagccctgctgccccctccgGGATCCGGCGCCCTCCCGTGTGGGAGCAG CCCAACGTGGCGTTCCGAGGCGGCGGTCGCTGCTGGGGCAGTGCGGAAGCGGGCGGGCGGCCCACGGACGTGTTCAGCACCGCCCTGCCGGGCTCTGCCTCGCTCTATGGCTGCTACAAATCACAG AATGAAGAAAATGTGGAGTTACCTCAGGCCTACAGTTCTTCCCTTTCAACATCAGAGTACTCTGCACCCATGGACCCTTCCCTTTTGTACCCCCCTTGGTCTACATGTACCGATGACACCAagcagcctgctgctcctcagattAACCTGAAGTCCAG GATTCAGCCCGAAAGGAATGATTATGGCAGTGAAACTGATTTGTACGGACTCGTGTCAAACATCTTGGAAGAACAAGACAAACCACAGTCGTGCTTTGCTGAGGG GAGTTGCCCTCCCACCCTGAAGTCAGTGTGGCCAGTGAACACGAGCAGAATGGAGCACCATGATCTGTTGCCAGAAGCCAGGAGGGCAGTTGTTGGAGCAGTGCCCCAGCAGGGTTTCTATGGCAGTgagtccctccctgctgctgacaAGCAGTTCCTGCAGAGTCCCACCCTGGTGGCACAGCAGAAAGCAGACGATTGTTACCGCGGCTTTGCCGGCGTGGACCTGGAAGAGCAGAGCTTGTACTCTGCCAGGAGTGATCGTGCCAATGGCTGCAACTTGCAGGCTAATGAGACTGTGAAGACAGCACCTGTCTATCAGAACTACCCCTACCTGAAAAACACCtttgcagcccaggctgggtaCTCAGAAGCAATCAAAGACTCGGGAGCCGATGCTTATTCTTATGGAAGGGAGAAGGTGTGTCCCAAAGGAGCAGATGCACAGGTGCACCCAAAGCGGGCAGAAACATTCcttccacagtgtcacagaTACAATGAGAACACAGATTTTACCAGATACACTGAATATTCTCATGCTGGTAAAGCAAAGCTCAACAAGGGCACCAGTTGTAGCCTCCAAGAAAATAGAAAGCTGGTAAATGGAACTCCTGAGGCACCATCTCTGGATGCAGAGCCCTATGCTAAATTATTTCAAGTTAAATCAGGAACTCAGAAAAAATTTGAAGATACAATTTCAGATCAGCACGACTTTACATTTCCCAAGTCTGTAGGACTTGTATCAGAAAAACAATTTGCAAGCGAATCTTCCTTCGGCACTGATTTTGGGCAAAAATTTGAATATGGACTAAAATCTTTTGCAGCTTGTCCAGGGAATAATGGtgtggaaaagcagcagttttccAAGGCCGATCTTCAGAATCCTGAATTCTATAAATCACTCCCACTGTTGCCCAGTGCAGCAGTCCCCTCAGCAGGCTCTAGCGCCAGGCCAGGGTGGATGAACATCCAAACCAAACCCACGGCCTCTGGCCCCTTCCAGAATCCAAGTCCTTTGTTGAAACTGAATAATCAGTTGCCTGCATTTCCAAAAAGCTCTCGTCATTCTAATGATGTTTTTCAGTTGCCATCTTCAAATTTGCCTTTAAATAGTAATTTACTTCACAAGTACTGTCAAGACAGCCCATTCCTCTCCAGCCTTGACTTCGGCTACAGCACTGCAGAGCGAGCTCGGGCAGCTGCGTGCATGGAAGCCCTGGTTAGGGGTGGGGAAGAGAACCTCATCGAGTACCTCAGTGAGAAGAAGTTGAAGCAGCCCAATGGATTCTGTGACAGTTACTTGGCTCAGCAGTTGGGGATCATTGACAGTCTGAACAAACAGCGTTTCCAGCTGAAGCCTCAGAGTGAGCACTGTGATTTGGAAGGGCAGAACCAGGCGGATGGGGTGTTTCAGGACATGTATCAGGAGTTACTGGAGTCTCAGGGGCAGCTGCATCTCGGGGCAGGGAACGGGGACACCAGTGCCAttggtgctgggagctgcctgcaggctcCAGGCATTCCCAACTGCGTGGTAGGTGACTTCAGGAGGAACCGGCAGCTGGGTCCCAGCACCTTCCCCATGAGATCTGCTCACCTCTTGGGCCGCTCCGTGGTGCCTCTGGTGGAGCCTCACACCTTGTTCTCCCAGGACGATCTCAAACGCCTCTACCCCTGCTTCACGGAGAAGATGTATGGTGACAATgccctttctggttttgtgtcaGCATTTGGATTTCAAAAGCAAGTTAAGAGTCGCAGTGGGCCTGCCAGCGAGCTGCATGTGAGACTGGAAGAGTGTTATGAGCAGTGGAGAGCtttggagaaagaaaggaagaag acTGAATCAGCTCTTGCTAAGAATTTCCAAGGGAAGAAGGTTTCCAGTACTAACAACATTCCAATTCCAAGGCTGACATCAAATCCATCAAGGGTTGATCGCTTAATTGTGGATCAGCTACGGGAACAAGCCAGA GTTGTGACTTTACTGGGGAAGATGGAGCGCCTGCGCAGCTCCCCGCTCCACGCCAACATCTCCACTGCTCTGGACAAGCACCTGGAGTCGATCCACGTGGTGCAGGCTCGCAGGAAGGATGAAATTGTCAGTGCTTCCAGCCGGCAGCGGCACGGCCCTCCCAGGTGCCAGGATGAGAGAG TGGTGCTGGCTCTGGCCGCGGCGCTCCGAGCCCTGTGCCTGGCCACGCGCAAGGTCCGCACCGTGCTGTGGTGCGCCTTCCAGATGACCCTGCCCAAACCCTCGGCTGGCAAACGGGCTCGGGAGAGACTTCCTCAGGAGGGGGCGGCGCCCGAAGAGAAACGAGCCGAGACCCCCCCGGCtgcggccgcggccccgcgaGGGCCCAGGGAAGGGGGGGCAGAGGGAGCCCCGGGGCCGTGCACGGACCTGCTCCGCAGTGTGTATGAGAGAGGAGACATGAATTCCTcgtaa